One genomic window of Gallaecimonas sp. GXIMD4217 includes the following:
- a CDS encoding SDR family oxidoreductase: MNILITGANRGIGLALARHYSQQGHQVLACVRRPGDAVALAALDGVKVLALDVSQDDSIQNLQARLAQTPIQLLINNAGVYGPSPSNLHDLKRRDWQQVMDVNLYGPLLLTQALIDNLRQAGSARVAFISSKMGSIGDNGSGGCLIYRSSKAALNAAVRSLALDLAHEGILVGLYHPGWVQTAMGGPNALIDTATSIAGLAQRIEELSLGNSGQFLAYDGSPIPW, encoded by the coding sequence ATGAACATACTGATCACCGGCGCCAACCGCGGCATCGGCCTGGCCCTTGCCCGCCACTACAGCCAGCAGGGCCATCAGGTACTGGCCTGCGTGCGCCGCCCCGGCGATGCCGTGGCGCTGGCCGCCCTGGACGGCGTCAAGGTACTGGCGCTGGATGTCAGCCAGGACGACAGCATCCAAAACCTGCAGGCCAGGCTGGCCCAGACGCCCATCCAGCTGCTGATCAACAACGCCGGCGTCTACGGCCCCAGCCCGTCCAACCTGCACGACCTCAAGCGCCGGGACTGGCAGCAGGTGATGGACGTGAACCTCTATGGCCCACTGCTGCTGACCCAGGCCCTGATCGACAACCTCAGGCAGGCCGGGAGCGCCAGGGTGGCCTTCATCAGCTCCAAGATGGGCTCCATCGGCGACAACGGCTCCGGCGGCTGCCTCATCTACCGCTCATCCAAGGCCGCCCTCAACGCCGCCGTACGCAGCCTGGCCCTGGATCTGGCCCACGAGGGCATACTGGTCGGCCTCTACCACCCCGGCTGGGTCCAGACCGCCATGGGCGGCCCCAACGCCCTGATCGACACCGCCACATCAATAGCCGGCCTGGCCCAGCGCATCGAGGAGCTCAGCCTCGGCAACAGCGGCCAGTTCCTCGCCTACGACGGCAGCCCCATCCCCTGGTAA
- a CDS encoding isocitrate dehydrogenase, whose amino-acid sequence MSKQRITVIPGDGIGPDIVDAALKVLDKAGCEFEYDFAKAGLAALEETGELLPQDTLELIKQNKVTLKGPLTTPVGGGFTSINVSLRKQFQLYANVRPVISFKGTKSRYENIDIITVRENTEGMYAGVGQVVNEERTQAEAMSVISREGAERIVTFAFELARREGRKKVTVLHKANILKSTSGLFLEVAREVAKGFEDIQFEEMIIDAACMNLVMYPERFDVLVTTNLFGDIVSDLCAGLIGGLGMAPGANIGKDAAIFEAVHGSAPDIAGQNIANPSSVILASIQMLEYLGMQDKAEKIRSALKDVIESGDRTTRDLGGSASTTEFTQAILDRL is encoded by the coding sequence ATGAGCAAACAACGCATTACCGTCATCCCCGGCGACGGCATCGGTCCCGACATCGTCGACGCCGCCCTCAAGGTTCTGGACAAGGCCGGTTGCGAATTCGAGTACGATTTCGCCAAGGCCGGCCTGGCCGCCCTGGAAGAAACCGGCGAGCTGCTGCCCCAGGATACCCTGGAGCTGATCAAGCAGAACAAGGTGACCCTGAAAGGTCCCCTGACCACCCCGGTTGGCGGCGGCTTCACCTCCATCAACGTCAGCCTGCGCAAGCAGTTCCAGCTCTACGCCAACGTGCGTCCGGTGATCTCCTTCAAGGGCACCAAGAGCCGTTACGAGAACATCGACATCATCACCGTCCGTGAAAACACCGAAGGCATGTATGCCGGTGTCGGCCAGGTGGTGAACGAGGAGCGCACCCAGGCCGAGGCCATGAGCGTGATCTCCCGCGAAGGCGCCGAGCGCATCGTCACCTTCGCCTTCGAGCTGGCCCGTCGCGAAGGCCGCAAGAAGGTCACTGTGCTGCACAAGGCCAACATCCTCAAGTCCACCTCCGGCCTGTTCCTGGAAGTGGCCCGGGAAGTGGCCAAGGGCTTCGAGGACATCCAGTTCGAAGAGATGATCATCGACGCCGCCTGCATGAACCTGGTCATGTACCCGGAGCGCTTCGACGTCCTGGTCACCACCAACCTGTTCGGCGATATCGTCTCCGATCTCTGCGCCGGCCTGATCGGTGGCCTGGGCATGGCCCCGGGTGCCAACATCGGTAAAGATGCCGCCATCTTCGAAGCCGTTCACGGCTCCGCACCGGACATCGCCGGCCAGAACATCGCCAACCCCAGCTCCGTGATCCTGGCCTCCATCCAGATGCTGGAGTACCTGGGCATGCAGGACAAGGCGGAGAAGATCCGCAGCGCCCTGAAGGACGTCATCGAGTCCGGCGACCGCACCACCCGTGACCTGGGCGGCAGCGCCTCCACCACGGAGTTCACCCAGGCCATCCTGGATCGCCTCTGA
- a CDS encoding membrane dipeptidase has protein sequence MQRRHFLQGLGALAMLGMAPALARVTPAKPLYFDGLSFLPEDLNDIRASKLDGYICDISAIEEVKQPDGSVNYKRTYNACMKSIKAALERVQDNPGLLRLGRTAADLEQARSNHQCALYFQIQGADCVEERLDQVDEFHDLGLRVLQLTHHYGNRYAGGALDKDAKGLSRDGLALIELLNARNMLIDLSHSAVPTALDAIRASKAPVVQSHGACRAIVNNARCSPDQVIRAIADSGGVFGVFMMSFWLTNDAVPGTEHFIAQLRHVAKVGGMDAVAIANDYPLRGQKNLLALGNDNAEGVKQYLDWWRMQGQRGILGFDREPVHVVIPELNHIERFERIDQALARAGFKGGERERILGGNWQRVLGQVLV, from the coding sequence ATGCAGCGTAGACACTTCCTCCAGGGCCTGGGCGCCCTGGCAATGCTGGGCATGGCCCCGGCCCTGGCCAGGGTGACGCCGGCCAAGCCCCTCTATTTCGACGGCCTGTCCTTCCTGCCCGAGGATCTTAACGATATCCGGGCATCCAAACTGGACGGCTATATTTGCGATATCTCCGCCATCGAGGAGGTGAAGCAGCCGGACGGCAGCGTCAACTACAAGCGCACCTACAACGCCTGCATGAAGAGCATCAAGGCGGCCCTGGAAAGGGTGCAGGACAATCCCGGGCTGCTGCGCCTGGGCAGGACGGCGGCCGACCTGGAACAGGCCAGATCCAATCATCAGTGCGCTCTCTATTTCCAGATCCAGGGCGCCGACTGCGTGGAAGAGCGCCTGGATCAGGTCGACGAATTCCATGACCTGGGGCTGAGGGTGCTGCAGCTGACCCACCATTACGGCAACCGCTATGCCGGCGGCGCCCTGGATAAAGACGCCAAGGGCCTGAGCCGGGACGGCCTGGCCCTTATCGAGCTCCTCAACGCCCGCAACATGCTCATCGATCTCAGCCACAGCGCCGTGCCCACGGCCCTGGACGCCATCCGGGCCAGCAAGGCGCCTGTGGTGCAGTCCCACGGTGCCTGCCGGGCCATCGTCAACAACGCCAGGTGCAGCCCGGACCAGGTGATCCGTGCCATCGCCGACAGCGGTGGTGTGTTCGGGGTGTTCATGATGAGCTTCTGGCTGACCAATGACGCCGTGCCCGGTACCGAGCACTTCATCGCCCAGCTCAGGCATGTGGCCAAGGTGGGCGGCATGGACGCCGTGGCCATTGCCAACGATTACCCGCTCAGGGGCCAGAAGAACCTGCTGGCCCTGGGCAACGACAACGCCGAAGGGGTCAAGCAGTACCTGGACTGGTGGCGCATGCAGGGCCAGCGCGGCATCCTCGGCTTCGATCGCGAACCTGTCCATGTGGTGATCCCCGAGCTCAACCATATCGAGCGTTTCGAACGTATCGACCAGGCCCTGGCCAGGGCCGGCTTCAAGGGGGGCGAACGGGAGCGGATCCTCGGCGGCAACTGGCAGCGGGTATTGGGGCAGGTGCTGGTTTAA
- a CDS encoding alpha/beta hydrolase-fold protein → MTSSAPLLAKGVLSDNQRIDSKALGYALQYRVYTPSSHTTGPLPTLYVTDGHQYLQRGKMVRVLDREIAAGRIVPVLVVFVDSRDPDKLSVDRRNQQFFCSPDYAAFFTDELIPAITRDYGVSRARRDRVVLGLSFGALNSACFGLLAPEHFGGLAMQSPALHPVPGLLEAYRLLKVPRLKIFLSLGIKNDNTASGRRLRKVLMAAGHELTYREVAEGHNWDNWRPLLDEVLATFFASEQEPAPVPGAPAHGK, encoded by the coding sequence ATGACCTCAAGTGCACCCCTGCTGGCCAAGGGGGTGCTGTCGGATAACCAACGCATTGATAGCAAGGCCCTCGGCTATGCCCTGCAATACCGGGTCTACACACCGTCGTCCCACACGACAGGCCCCTTGCCCACCCTCTATGTCACCGACGGGCACCAGTACCTGCAAAGGGGCAAGATGGTCAGGGTGCTGGACCGGGAAATCGCCGCGGGCCGGATAGTGCCCGTGCTGGTGGTCTTCGTGGACAGCCGGGATCCCGACAAGCTGTCTGTGGACAGGCGCAACCAGCAGTTTTTCTGCAGCCCGGACTACGCGGCCTTCTTTACCGATGAGCTGATCCCGGCCATCACCAGGGACTACGGGGTCAGCCGGGCAAGGCGCGACAGGGTCGTATTGGGCTTGTCTTTCGGCGCCCTGAACAGCGCCTGTTTCGGCCTGCTGGCGCCGGAGCATTTCGGTGGGCTGGCCATGCAGTCGCCGGCCCTGCACCCGGTGCCCGGATTGCTGGAGGCCTACCGGCTGTTGAAGGTGCCCAGGCTGAAGATCTTCCTCAGCCTGGGCATCAAGAACGACAACACCGCCAGCGGCCGTCGGCTGCGCAAGGTCTTGATGGCGGCGGGCCATGAGCTGACCTACCGGGAGGTCGCCGAGGGGCATAACTGGGACAACTGGCGACCGTTGCTGGACGAGGTGCTGGCCACTTTTTTCGCGTCCGAGCAGGAGCCAGCACCGGTACCGGGCGCACCGGCCCACGGCAAGTAG
- a CDS encoding DTW domain-containing protein, with amino-acid sequence MNAVLQLKAELLEQSRRPYLARGCAVARCPTCALVPKLCLCPHRPNLKSRVEFGLLMHPNEPYKPSNTGKLVADVLPATRAWAWHRTEPPQALLDWLDDNSLIVFPMDYVPPERQQPELPAGPVKLLLLDATWQQARKMLRTSRYLDGLPVTGISDAGLSQYRLRNQYKDNHLCTAEVAALMLDKAGEAANARALECWFQAFSGHYLAGKLQRPPDPALVESLKGK; translated from the coding sequence ATGAACGCCGTATTGCAACTGAAAGCCGAGCTGCTCGAACAGAGCCGCCGCCCCTACCTGGCCCGGGGCTGTGCCGTGGCACGCTGCCCGACCTGCGCCCTGGTGCCCAAGCTTTGCCTCTGCCCCCACAGGCCAAACCTCAAGAGCCGGGTGGAATTCGGCCTCTTGATGCACCCCAACGAGCCCTACAAGCCGTCCAACACCGGCAAGCTGGTGGCCGATGTGCTGCCCGCAACCCGGGCCTGGGCCTGGCATAGAACCGAGCCGCCCCAGGCGCTGCTGGACTGGCTGGACGACAACAGCCTGATCGTCTTCCCCATGGACTATGTGCCACCCGAGCGCCAGCAGCCGGAACTGCCGGCCGGGCCCGTCAAGCTGTTGCTGCTGGATGCCACCTGGCAGCAGGCCCGTAAGATGCTGCGCACCAGCCGCTACCTGGATGGGCTGCCGGTCACCGGTATCTCGGACGCCGGCCTGTCCCAATACCGGCTGCGCAACCAGTACAAGGACAACCACCTGTGCACGGCGGAGGTGGCCGCCCTGATGCTGGACAAGGCCGGCGAAGCGGCCAATGCCCGGGCCCTTGAGTGCTGGTTCCAGGCCTTTTCCGGCCATTACCTGGCCGGCAAGCTGCAGCGCCCCCCGGATCCGGCCCTGGTCGAAAGTCTCAAGGGAAAATAG
- a CDS encoding sensor domain-containing diguanylate cyclase, producing the protein MIRPLPSLSQNEQLQAENARLRRIADDAREKLDAALDGTGLCLWQLDVPTGKLVIFNRRWGSMLGYQPGEISAHFDEWKARLHPDDAEEVLSAFYDHLHGRSSFYQVVHRMIGKDGKLAWVVDRGRVVERDDNGKPLRVMGTHMDITQEKLYQEKLARLAHQDPLTGLDNRLKLQQHFEQAQSRPHWQPFSLIFLDLDDFKGINDDLGHKAGDELLVQIGRRLRQACGQALSVARLGGDEFVLLLPQAGSGNLLVQVESIFDRSFLLDGDEVLIGVSLGMTTIVEPDIGFEQAMNSADMAMYDQKRLRKRG; encoded by the coding sequence ATGATAAGGCCCCTCCCCTCCTTGTCCCAAAACGAACAATTGCAGGCAGAAAACGCCCGCCTGAGGCGTATTGCCGACGACGCCCGTGAAAAGCTGGATGCCGCCCTGGACGGCACCGGCCTGTGCCTGTGGCAGCTCGACGTGCCCACGGGCAAGCTGGTGATCTTCAACCGCCGTTGGGGCTCCATGCTCGGCTACCAGCCCGGCGAGATCAGCGCCCATTTCGACGAGTGGAAGGCCCGCCTGCACCCGGACGACGCCGAAGAGGTGCTCAGCGCCTTCTACGACCACCTGCACGGACGCTCCAGCTTCTACCAGGTGGTACACAGGATGATCGGCAAGGACGGCAAGCTGGCCTGGGTGGTGGACAGGGGCCGGGTGGTGGAGCGGGACGACAACGGCAAGCCGCTCAGGGTGATGGGCACCCATATGGACATCACCCAGGAAAAGCTTTACCAGGAGAAGCTGGCCCGGCTGGCCCACCAGGACCCCCTGACCGGCCTGGACAACAGGCTCAAGCTGCAGCAGCACTTCGAACAGGCCCAATCCCGGCCCCACTGGCAACCTTTCAGCCTGATCTTCCTGGATCTGGACGACTTCAAGGGCATCAACGACGATCTTGGCCACAAGGCCGGAGACGAGCTGCTGGTGCAGATAGGCCGGCGCCTCAGGCAGGCCTGTGGCCAGGCCCTGTCGGTGGCCCGCCTGGGCGGCGACGAGTTCGTGCTGCTGCTGCCCCAGGCCGGCTCAGGCAACCTGCTCGTCCAGGTGGAAAGCATCTTCGACCGCAGCTTTTTGCTGGACGGTGACGAAGTGCTGATCGGCGTCAGCCTGGGCATGACCACCATTGTGGAGCCAGACATCGGCTTCGAACAGGCAATGAACAGCGCCGATATGGCGATGTACGACCAAAAACGCCTGCGAAAGCGCGGTTAA
- the xni gene encoding flap endonuclease Xni, which translates to MSPRPHLVLFDALNVLRRLHAANAGAVMDGARQAVQRCLKGLQASHGLAVFDGQQPSWRYRLYPAYKEGRPPMPADLAERLPAIQDAWLEQGIDSLLPAQDEADDVLASLAIAARCHGVNVTIISTDKGFGQLLPAGVAQFDAFGRRYLDGQHWQHKLGVSPVQLVDYWALVGDSTNKVPGVPGIGPKGATQLLAAHGSLDAMLASDPADKALQKVKDHSDAAELARTLLSLKVDLKLDLQLNQMRIKERAS; encoded by the coding sequence ATGAGTCCAAGACCCCACCTGGTGCTGTTCGACGCCCTCAATGTGCTGAGACGGCTGCATGCCGCCAATGCCGGCGCCGTCATGGACGGCGCCCGCCAGGCGGTGCAGCGCTGCCTGAAGGGGCTCCAGGCCAGCCACGGCCTGGCGGTGTTCGACGGCCAGCAGCCCTCCTGGCGCTACCGGCTCTATCCCGCCTACAAGGAGGGGCGGCCGCCCATGCCGGCCGATCTGGCCGAACGGCTGCCCGCCATCCAGGATGCCTGGCTGGAGCAGGGCATAGATTCGCTGCTGCCCGCCCAGGACGAGGCCGACGATGTCCTCGCCAGCCTGGCCATCGCCGCCCGCTGCCACGGCGTCAACGTCACCATCATCTCCACCGACAAGGGCTTCGGCCAGCTGCTGCCGGCCGGGGTGGCCCAGTTCGACGCCTTCGGCCGCCGCTACCTGGACGGCCAGCACTGGCAGCACAAGCTGGGGGTGAGCCCGGTGCAGCTGGTGGACTACTGGGCCCTGGTCGGCGACAGCACCAACAAGGTGCCGGGGGTGCCCGGCATCGGGCCCAAGGGCGCCACCCAGCTGCTGGCCGCCCATGGCAGCCTGGACGCCATGCTGGCCAGCGATCCTGCCGACAAGGCGCTGCAGAAGGTCAAGGACCACAGCGACGCGGCCGAACTGGCCAGGACCCTGCTGAGCCTGAAGGTGGACCTGAAGCTGGATCTGCAACTGAACCAGATGAGGATCAAGGAGCGCGCGTCATGA
- a CDS encoding serine hydrolase domain-containing protein → MPVKAALVTLASLMATPTAAILTPTQLPVDAQPVATVAAPAVKTRMDAFMTRLREAFALRSGTAVILVRGDAILYRGNFGQADIESREPVRDDTLFYIASITKPLFALAALQELAARGQGLDTSLAELFPGIAFAPGIDARAIKVRHLLNHSAGLDDELLQTALYLSGLHDRQSRLQMLARVRPSQESKLGQFDYTNLGYNILSQALGRSWQDVMADHVFRPLGMTRSTARVSEARKAGWSLARPYDFFTEQRYLALPLEKRDSTLHAAGGVYATAGDLARLLTAELNLGKVDGRQLLPQGLVRQSQQQTVALDDRKGDFRRSGYGLGWYLGDYKGRSLYHHFGSFEGFRPHLSFMPQEKLGLVILNNEGMLNDRLTDLIADYAYGLALGEPDLDARLDQRIAKLKAMAYGFRDKRLAKEAGYRDKPYQLSLPRAAYLGHYRHPLAGTLTVQPLGDQDFRLDWGHAGSASTAMTEPDSIRVKFRPSRAQVVQFDVEGEKVQALRYAGITFSRTGGPD, encoded by the coding sequence ATGCCCGTAAAAGCCGCCCTCGTTACCCTGGCGAGTCTGATGGCCACGCCAACCGCCGCCATCCTCACGCCCACCCAGCTCCCCGTCGACGCCCAGCCCGTCGCGACAGTGGCGGCGCCAGCCGTCAAGACCAGGATGGATGCCTTTATGACCAGGCTCAGGGAGGCCTTCGCGCTGCGTTCCGGCACCGCCGTGATCCTGGTCAGGGGCGACGCCATCCTCTACCGGGGCAACTTTGGCCAGGCCGATATCGAGAGCCGGGAGCCGGTAAGGGACGACACCCTCTTCTATATCGCCTCCATCACCAAGCCGCTGTTCGCCCTGGCCGCGCTCCAGGAACTGGCGGCCAGGGGCCAGGGCCTGGATACCAGCCTGGCCGAGCTGTTCCCGGGCATCGCCTTCGCCCCTGGCATCGATGCCAGGGCCATCAAGGTGCGCCACCTGCTCAATCACAGCGCCGGCCTGGACGATGAGCTGCTGCAGACCGCGCTCTACCTGAGCGGCCTCCACGACCGCCAAAGCCGCCTGCAGATGCTGGCCCGCGTTCGCCCCAGCCAGGAGAGCAAGCTAGGCCAGTTCGACTATACGAACCTCGGCTACAACATCCTAAGTCAGGCCCTGGGCAGATCCTGGCAGGACGTGATGGCCGACCACGTCTTCAGGCCCCTGGGCATGACGCGCAGCACCGCCCGGGTAAGCGAAGCCAGGAAAGCCGGCTGGTCCCTGGCCAGGCCCTACGACTTCTTCACCGAGCAGCGCTACCTGGCCCTGCCCCTGGAGAAGCGCGACAGTACCCTGCACGCCGCCGGCGGCGTCTATGCCACGGCCGGGGATCTGGCCAGGCTGCTGACGGCCGAGCTGAACCTGGGCAAGGTGGACGGCAGACAGCTGTTGCCACAAGGGCTTGTCCGCCAGAGCCAGCAGCAGACGGTGGCCCTGGACGACCGCAAGGGCGACTTCCGGCGCAGCGGCTACGGCCTGGGCTGGTACCTGGGCGACTACAAGGGCCGGTCCCTCTACCACCATTTCGGCAGCTTCGAGGGCTTCCGCCCGCACCTGTCCTTCATGCCCCAGGAAAAGCTGGGCCTGGTGATCCTCAATAACGAGGGCATGCTCAACGACCGCCTCACCGACCTCATCGCCGACTACGCCTATGGCCTGGCCCTGGGCGAACCGGATCTGGACGCGCGCCTGGACCAGCGCATCGCCAAGCTCAAGGCCATGGCCTACGGCTTCAGGGACAAGCGGCTGGCCAAGGAGGCGGGCTACCGTGACAAGCCCTACCAACTGAGCCTGCCCAGGGCCGCCTACCTGGGGCACTACCGCCACCCCCTGGCCGGGACATTGACGGTACAGCCCCTGGGCGACCAGGACTTCCGCCTCGACTGGGGCCATGCCGGCAGCGCCAGCACCGCCATGACCGAGCCCGACAGCATCCGAGTCAAGTTCAGGCCGAGCCGGGCCCAGGTGGTCCAATTCGACGTCGAGGGGGAAAAGGTGCAAGCGCTGCGCTACGCCGGCATCACCTTCAGCCGCACCGGCGGTCCGGACTGA
- a CDS encoding prolyl oligopeptidase family serine peptidase encodes MFAKPFLTLLLGAALSGSALAQGRPVTLDDLMAFRSIDKPSLSDNGQVLAFSAQPDRGDATGVVRFTDSDRKLTVARGTEPVLTPDGRYVAFWQLAPLLERENAKKGDEPKKALVVVDSQSGAQSRFEDVVGFALSDSGGRLALLLEQQKDDADKDKQDGQDDKAKQDEPARELKIVTLGSGAQERVANVNAFAFQPDSQVLFYAQPARDEQPGRLWRHDGKAKQLAEAKGQRYEQLTFSEDGRRLALLGGTAEQDEAERAYQVLLFDGKLKTLKLPKDGWFVPHHNELKFSKDGRRLFVGRKPLADKPAEPDSAFETDADLTDLTKLQARRKLRVWHGDDQRIKPNEAKAFEKEQKRFYYGVFHLNNGRFVQLADRTVPDLELGEQSGYLLGSSQQPYLREMTWAGFYRDYYAINLSTGEKHLIVRRQSESDAPSISPQGHYAVFYRGGQVHMHDVRRGRTQTLTAGLPISFANEDHDYPSETPGYGAGPWLADESAVLFYDKFDIWRLGSNGSAENLTGGEGRKAHIQYRVISQDPDSPHVRPGQPLLLSGYHDDEKHKGLYRLVLGRAGIKPLKVSAHQYNFVAKARDADTLIYTREAFDEFPDLWVTSDFSDARRLTEVNPVTRELAWGEPELVKWRNLDGRKLQGILIKPAGYQEGQRYPVLVYYYRFFTPRLHQFNEFKVNHRPNFAWYTSNGYAVFLPDIRFDVGTPGDSATSALVPGVQKLIDMGIADEKAIGLHGHSWSGYQTAFAITQTDLFAAAVAGAPVSNMTSAYSGIRWGTGLARQFQYEQGQSRIGASLYEAPELYIENSPVFYADRINTPLLIQFGDQDEAVPWQQGIELYLALRRLNKPVVMLQYEGEPHHLKQYPNKVDYTLKMKAFFDHHLKGAPAPAWWSQGEAFRPGKKKD; translated from the coding sequence ATGTTTGCCAAACCCTTTTTGACGCTGCTGCTGGGGGCCGCCCTCAGCGGCTCCGCCCTGGCCCAGGGCCGGCCCGTGACCCTGGACGATCTGATGGCCTTCAGGTCCATCGACAAGCCCAGTCTCTCCGACAACGGCCAGGTGCTGGCCTTCAGTGCTCAGCCGGACCGGGGCGATGCCACGGGCGTGGTCCGTTTCACAGACAGCGACAGGAAGCTGACCGTGGCCCGGGGCACCGAGCCGGTGCTGACCCCGGACGGCCGCTATGTGGCCTTCTGGCAGCTGGCACCGCTGCTGGAGCGGGAAAACGCCAAGAAGGGCGACGAGCCCAAGAAGGCGCTGGTGGTGGTCGACAGCCAAAGCGGTGCCCAAAGCCGCTTTGAGGACGTGGTGGGCTTCGCCCTCAGCGACAGCGGCGGCCGCCTGGCGCTGCTGCTGGAGCAGCAAAAAGACGATGCGGACAAGGACAAGCAGGACGGCCAGGATGACAAGGCCAAGCAGGACGAGCCGGCCCGGGAGCTGAAGATCGTCACCCTGGGCAGTGGCGCCCAGGAGCGGGTGGCCAACGTCAACGCCTTCGCCTTCCAGCCCGACAGCCAGGTGCTCTTCTACGCCCAGCCGGCCCGTGACGAGCAGCCCGGCCGCCTCTGGCGCCATGACGGCAAGGCCAAACAGCTGGCCGAGGCCAAGGGCCAGCGCTACGAGCAGCTGACCTTCAGCGAGGACGGCAGGCGCCTGGCGCTGCTTGGCGGCACCGCCGAGCAGGACGAGGCGGAGCGGGCCTACCAGGTGCTGCTCTTTGACGGCAAGCTCAAGACCTTGAAGCTGCCCAAGGACGGCTGGTTCGTCCCCCACCACAACGAGCTCAAATTCTCCAAGGACGGCCGCCGCCTGTTCGTGGGCCGCAAGCCCCTGGCCGACAAGCCGGCCGAGCCGGACAGCGCCTTCGAGACCGACGCCGACCTGACCGATCTGACCAAGCTCCAGGCCAGGCGCAAGCTGCGCGTATGGCACGGCGACGACCAGCGCATCAAGCCCAACGAGGCCAAGGCCTTCGAGAAGGAGCAGAAGCGCTTCTACTATGGCGTCTTCCACCTCAACAACGGCCGCTTCGTGCAGCTGGCCGACCGGACCGTGCCGGACCTCGAACTGGGCGAGCAGAGCGGCTACCTGCTCGGCTCCAGCCAGCAGCCCTATTTACGGGAGATGACCTGGGCCGGCTTCTACCGCGACTACTACGCCATCAACCTCTCCACCGGCGAGAAGCACCTGATCGTGCGCCGCCAGTCCGAAAGCGACGCCCCCTCCATTTCCCCCCAGGGCCATTACGCCGTCTTCTACCGCGGCGGCCAGGTGCACATGCACGACGTGCGCCGAGGCCGGACCCAGACCCTGACCGCCGGCCTGCCGATAAGCTTTGCCAACGAGGACCACGACTACCCGTCCGAAACCCCGGGCTATGGCGCCGGCCCCTGGCTGGCCGACGAGTCGGCGGTGCTCTTCTACGACAAGTTCGACATCTGGCGCCTGGGCAGCAACGGCAGCGCCGAGAACCTCACCGGCGGCGAGGGCCGCAAGGCGCACATCCAGTACCGGGTGATAAGCCAGGATCCGGATAGCCCCCACGTCAGGCCGGGCCAGCCCCTGCTGCTGAGTGGCTACCACGACGACGAAAAGCACAAGGGCCTCTACCGCCTGGTGCTGGGCCGGGCCGGCATCAAGCCGCTCAAGGTGTCCGCCCACCAGTACAATTTCGTGGCCAAGGCCAGGGACGCCGATACCCTGATCTACACCAGGGAGGCCTTCGACGAGTTCCCGGATCTCTGGGTGACCAGCGATTTCAGCGACGCCCGCCGCCTCACCGAGGTCAACCCGGTCACCCGGGAGTTGGCCTGGGGCGAGCCGGAGCTGGTCAAGTGGCGCAACCTGGACGGCAGGAAGCTGCAGGGCATCCTGATCAAGCCGGCCGGCTACCAGGAAGGCCAGCGTTACCCGGTGCTGGTCTACTACTACCGTTTCTTCACGCCGCGCCTGCACCAGTTCAACGAGTTCAAGGTCAATCACAGGCCCAACTTCGCCTGGTACACCAGCAACGGCTACGCGGTGTTCCTGCCCGATATCCGTTTCGACGTGGGCACGCCGGGCGACTCCGCCACCTCGGCGCTGGTGCCCGGGGTGCAGAAACTGATCGACATGGGCATCGCCGACGAGAAGGCCATCGGCCTGCACGGCCATTCCTGGTCCGGCTACCAGACCGCCTTCGCCATCACCCAGACCGACCTCTTCGCTGCCGCCGTGGCCGGGGCGCCGGTGTCCAACATGACCAGCGCCTATTCCGGCATCCGCTGGGGCACGGGTCTGGCCAGGCAGTTCCAGTACGAGCAGGGCCAGAGCCGCATCGGCGCCAGCCTCTATGAAGCCCCCGAGCTCTATATCGAGAATTCGCCGGTGTTCTATGCGGATCGCATCAACACGCCGCTGCTGATCCAGTTCGGCGACCAGGACGAGGCGGTGCCCTGGCAGCAGGGCATCGAGCTGTACCTGGCGCTGCGCCGCCTCAACAAGCCGGTGGTGATGCTGCAGTACGAGGGCGAGCCCCACCATCTCAAGCAATACCCCAACAAGGTGGATTACACGCTGAAGATGAAGGCCTTCTTCGACCACCACCTCAAGGGCGCCCCGGCCCCGGCCTGGTGGTCCCAGGGCGAGGCCTTCCGGCCCGGCAAGAAAAAGGACTAG